In Haemorhous mexicanus isolate bHaeMex1 chromosome 6, bHaeMex1.pri, whole genome shotgun sequence, a single window of DNA contains:
- the ZNF770 gene encoding zinc finger protein 770 codes for MLKTQHCVTAVKIPKKKPYICDMCYKQFETPSKLARHYLIHTGQKPFECHVCNKTFRQLVHLERHQLTHNLPFKCIVCYRNFKNVITFLKHQQLHNENYENDTKQTENYVNSEQDRVTCGIFHCSVCWKPFASQERWMLHQCLKSDHLHAARRRKKKTHTCESCNKTFPSRSKLERHFLIHTGQKPFKCSSCGKSFRQSTHLKIHQLTHTEERPFQCCFCQKGFKIQSKLMKHKQLHARNKTFPNIVCKAKTLKYPRPHNVLEEKWDSFEDADTHKSQENGPHDVHSIYIVPFQCLACDQCFETEHVLKLHKCYPKDSRSSNNGTTARRHTVNRKNKTLMKLKHTGRKATDFSLTDRKKFKSGHVGSPDLVTARDQHCDQHVSTKASKDRQSRREVHKSVCSQMKRTFAVPLPWQEYPQPPDLGSNLKGVLPGESMLNVGDSLDNKDDAFYGSSNDSFFDNPEVLHSAFSPSAKNTHNRHRVCKCDRCEKIFPSSSKLQRHYLIHTGQKPFGCNVCGKAFRQSAHLKRHQLTHTEKRACKSPVCQVEFVNLNKVFNHQEDHTEFMSSQPVGYSGYSQTPSQPSGFQESELIQSNQAAEIKVEIESGDFVLDTSSRNPQPYLCSKLLETEQSCYSYWHDFSEGSEKSEAVNKLYQCSICFKTFKSPSKLERHHLMHAGQKPFECLVCGKKFRQAPHLKRHHVIHFKESLTLSSTEEQAENVLVLSKQDNVL; via the coding sequence atgttaaaaactcAGCATTGTGTAACAGCTGTCAAGATACCCAAGAAAAAGCCATATATTTGTGACATGTGCTATAAACAGTTTGAAACACCATCAAAATTAGCTAGGCATTATCTCATACATACTGGTCAAAAGCCATTTGAATGTCATGTATGCAATAAAACATTCAGGCAGTTAGTCCACCTGGAGAGGCATCAGCTAACCCATAATCTGCCTTTTAAGTGTATTGTTTGTTATAGAAACTTCAAAAATGTAATCACTTTCTTAAAGCATCAGCAGCTTCATAATGAAAATTATGAGAATGAtacaaagcaaacagaaaactaTGTGAATTCTGAGCAAGACAGGGTCACTTGTGGCATATTTCATTGTTCTGTGTGCTGGAAACcctttgcatctcaggagaggTGGATGCTGCATCAGTGTCTCAAGTCAGATCATCTACATGCTgccagaaggagaaagaagaaaactcaCACTTGTGAATCATGTAACAAGACATTTCCATCCAGATCCAAGCTAGAAAGACACTTCCTTATTCACACTGGCCAGAAACCTTTTAAGTGTTCTTCATGTGGCAAATCTTTCAGACAGTCAACACACTTGAAAATTCAtcagctcacacacacagaagaaaGGCCTTTTCAATGCTGTTTTTGTCAGAAGGGATTTAAAATACAGAGCAAACTCATGAAGCATAAACAGCTCCATGCCAGAAATAAGACTTTCCCCAATATTGTATGCAAAGCAAAGACTCTGAAATATCCCAGACCACACAACGTGTTGGAAGAAAAATGGGATAGTTTTGAGGATGCTGATACACACAAGTCACAGGAGAATGGCCCACATGATGTGCACTCAATTTATATTGTACCCTTTCAGTGCCTAGCATGTGACCAGTGTTTTGAAACAGAGCATGTTCTAAAGTTGCACAAATGTTATCCAAAAGACAGCAGAAGTTCAAATAATGGTACAACAGCACGCAGACACACAGTCAACAGGAAAAATAAGACCCTGATGAAACTGAAGCATACGGGACGAAAGGCAACAGATTTTTCTCtgactgacagaaaaaaatttaaatcaggTCATGTTGGGAGTCCTGACCTGGTTACAGCTAGGGATCAGCATTGTGATCAGCATGTGTCCACTAAAGCTTCCAAGGACCGCCAGAGCCGGCGTGAGGTGCACAAGTCAGTTTGTAGTCAGATGAAAAGAACATTTGCTGTGCCATTACCTTGGCAAGAGTACCCACAACCTCCTGACTTGGGCAGTAATTTAAAAGGTGTGCTTCCTGGTGAAAGTATGTTAAATGTTGGTGATTCACTGGATAATAAAGATGATGCTTTTTATGGTTCATCAAATGATAGTTTTTTTGATAATCCAGAAGTACTTCACTCTGCTTTTTCACCTTCTGCAAAAAATACACATAACAGACACAGAGTGTGTAAATGTGACAGATGTGAAAAAATTTTTCCATCTTCATCCAAACTTCAAAGACATTATCTTATACACACGGGACAAAAGCCCTTTGGCTGTAATGTTTGTGGGAAGGCATTTAGACAGTCAGCTCACTTAAAAAGACATCAGCTCACCCATACTGAAAAGAGAGCCTGTAAAAGCCCTGTTTGCCAGGTAGAATTTGTGAACCTGAACAAAGTTTTCAATCACCAGGAAGATCACACTGAATTTATGTCTTCTCAGCCTGTGGGTTATTCAGGTTACTCTCAAACACCTTCACAGCCATCTGGCTTTCAAGAATCTGAGCTGATTCAGTCAAACCAAGCAGCTGAAATCAAAGTTGAAATTGAGTCAGGGGATTTTGTTCTTGACACCAGCAGTAGAAACCCACAGCCGTATTTGTGCAGTAAATTGCTGGAAACAGAGCAAAGCTGCTACAGCTATTGGCATGATTTTTCTGAAGGTAGTGAAAAAAGTGAAGCTGTTAACAAATTATATCAATGCAGTATCTGCTTTAAAACTTTTAAATCTCCTTCTAAGCTTGAAAGGCATCACCTAATGCATGCTGGACAGAAGCCATTTGAATGTTTAGTTTGTGGGAAAAAATTCAGACAGGCCCCACATTTGAAAAGACACCACGTTATTCACTTTAAAGAGAGTTTAACGCTTAGTTCCACTGAGGAACAAGCAGAGAATGTATTAGTTTTATCGAAACAGGATAATGTcctatga